From the genome of Aspergillus chevalieri M1 DNA, chromosome 8, nearly complete sequence, one region includes:
- a CDS encoding uncharacterized protein (COG:Q;~EggNog:ENOG410PW1C;~InterPro:IPR036291,IPR002347;~PFAM:PF08659,PF00106,PF13561;~go_process: GO:0055114 - oxidation-reduction process [Evidence IEA]), producing MSPSSQSIAVVTGGAGDIGRSIAAHLSTTHDLVYIVDIDKQFLNTALNSKELAGNEKIQSFTCDIAEETYVRSMGAFIQSQGQVRTLVNNAGGTNVGSLDKMSSQRWRAEFAVNLDATYLCFKAFAESIKETRGSVVNITSVNALSVFGNPAYSAAKAALINFTKSIAVEYGKFGVRANAVAPGTVFTKAWEAKARQGNDLFEKIKEWYPLERSIRPEDVANAVTFLASDQAAAITGVCLPVDCGLLAGQPSVARAFAQSEDY from the coding sequence ATGTCCCCATCATCGCAATCAATTGCAGTTGTAACCGGCGGCGCAGGCGACATCGGCCGCTCAATCGCAGCGCACCTCTCCACAACCCACGACCTCGTCTACATCGTCGACATTGACAAACAGTTCCTTAACACAGCCCTGAACTCAAAAGAGTTAGCCGGAAATGAGAAAATCCAATCATTCACATGCGACATCGCCGAAGAAACATACGTCCGGTCCATGGGCGCCTTCATCCAATCGCAGGGTCAAGTGCGCACTCTAGTGAACAACGCCGGCGGTACGAACGTGGGATCACTGGATAAGATGTCAAGTCAGAGATGGAGAGCCGAGTTTGCGGTGAATTTGGATGCGACATACCTGTGTTTCAAGGCATTTGCGGAGTCGATCAAGGAGACGCGAGGGTCGGTGGTTAATATCACGTCCGTGAATGCTCTGTCTGTGTTCGGAAACCCCGCGTACAGCGCTGCTAAAGCCGCTCTAATCAACTTCACCAAGTCAATTGCTGTGGAATATGGCAAGTTCGGGGTTCGTGCTAACGCCGTTGCGCCGGGAACTGTCTTCACAAAAGCATGGGAGGCCAAGGCTCGTCAAGGGAATGATCTTTTCGAGAAGATTAAAGAGTGGTATCCGTTAGAGCGCAGTATTCGGCCTGAAGATGTCGCAAATGCTGTGACTTTCCTAGCTAGTGACCAGGCAGCTGCTATCACGGGTGTCTGTTTACCAGTCGACTGTGGGTTATTGGCTGGGCAGCCTTCTGTCGCTCGTGCTTTCGCGCAATCCGAAGACTATTGA
- the pup1 gene encoding proteasome core particle subunit beta 2 (BUSCO:EOG092641M3;~COG:O;~EggNog:ENOG410PH45;~InterPro:IPR024689,IPR029055,IPR001353,IPR023333, IPR035216,IPR000243;~MEROPS:MER0000542;~PFAM:PF00227,PF12465;~go_component: GO:0005839 - proteasome core complex [Evidence IEA];~go_function: GO:0004298 - threonine-type endopeptidase activity [Evidence IEA];~go_process: GO:0051603 - proteolysis involved in cellular protein catabolic process [Evidence IEA]): MAGFDFSNHNRNVALHARGVPLPKATSTGTTIVGCCYDGGVVIAADTRATSGPIVADKNCEKLHYIAPKIWCAGAGTAADTEFTTALISSNIELHSLSTGRPPRVITCMTMLKQHLFRYQGHIGAYLVVAGVDPTGVGLFTVHAHGSTDKLPYVTMGSGSLAAMSVFESMWKPNLSREDAINLSAEAIKAGIFNDLGSGSNVDVCVIQQDGPTQLLRNYMKPNERGEKERNYRFPKGTTAWLNQKVISKEDMKKYVVVEEVSGDKDLAMDVDS; encoded by the exons ATGGCGGGCTTCGATTTCTCCAACCACAACCGCAATGTGGCTCTCCACGCCAGAGGCGTGCCTCTTCCCAAGGCTACTAGCACCGGTACGACAATTGTCGGCTGTTGCTATGATGGAGGTGTTGTG ATTGCAGCAGATACCAGAGCTACCAGCGGACCTATTGTCGCCGACAAG AACTGTGAAAAACTCCACTATATCGCGCCCAAGATCTGGTGTGCCGGAGCCGGTACCGCCGCCGACACCGAATTCACAACCGCCCTGATCAGCTCCAACATCGAACTGCACTCCCTCTCGACTGGCCGGCCCCCGCGAGTCATCACCTGCATGACCATGCTGAAGCAGCACCTCTTCCGATACCAGGGCCACATCGGCGCGTATCTGGTGGTTGCGGGTGTGGACCCCACGGGCGTCGGCCTGTTCACTGTGCACGCCCACGGTTCGACAGATAAGCTCCCCTACGTGACAATGGGATCGGGTTCATTGGCCGCCATGTCTGTGTTCGAGTCAATGTGGAAGCCTAACCTGAGCCGGGAGGACGCGATTAACCTCTCCGCGGAGGCGATCAAGGCTGGTATCTTCAACGACTTGGGTTCGGGTAGTAATGTCGATGTGTGTGTTATTCAGCAGGATGGGCCGACGCAGTTGCTGCGCAATTACATGAAGCCTAACGAGCGTGGTGAGAAGGAGCGGAATTACCGTTTCCCCAAGGGTACGACGGCTTGGTTGAATCAGAAGGTTATCAGCAAGGAGGATATGAAAAAGTACGTAGTTGTCGAGGAGGTTTCTGGGGACAAGGACCTTGCCATGGATGTGGATTCTTAA
- a CDS encoding FG-nucleoporin NUP159 (COG:U,Y;~EggNog:ENOG410QE08;~InterPro:IPR015943,IPR026054;~go_function: GO:0005515 - protein binding [Evidence IEA]), translating into MTFNPSGNIELGSELSDVFTDDVGFKGVSGDSNVQLLPTPWPSDALPAPFCSLLAIASTKGVVVGAGPDSLAVASSESVRKAISAPTGEEKIKTKQFQPQFTIPLPGRPTHVAFASGDSALVLTTENGAQLSVFETSGLLQGNAQPALSVPTNGATFRAVVPNPSPAGDAHSTLVALVTVNGELLMADLKGGNLVAGPNGPVLKNGVSSVCWSNKGKQLVAGLADGTGYQMAPDGAQKDVIPRPPDLEGECHISSIAWLENDIFLMVYTPNAAEDDMGQNPPSSYYIITRRKQGPFLIQKMPELCGPFGFKRTPAYQFIARLRDYKPHLKDVLVISSTASTDVGLITRADKALSNDESAQGTVNLFTTTEVSDDVKRASLPLKDSVEETSVIGLGIDLTSTEKVVSPIQGEDILESSTPLPNILLLNNDGILCSWWFIYSDAIRQNIPYQGLAPAGSQQQAAPLQPQPQAQPQPTAQPAFGQSGFGSPSALSANPFGKPSGTPGFGSPSPLGGGSQGSAFGKPSFGTPSGIGGNPFGQPSAIGQGTPQFGKTGLGSTPTFGQPSGFGQPSSFGQPSTPGKSLGSLGITASSGGGFGSFANAGAGGGFASFAAAKPGESPFGKPAAASPFGQTASQSPFASAAGASSFGKLATGESPFAQLSGPSAFGQPDTKTAFPPPSTDAAKGPMGLGTGGFQLGSTFKGDGTAVNDAPKPEKPSGGGMFNLGTSFDEMVSAPDKTSPPAESMDDRDDVPAEQPEPAKPAALQPAPSLFGQPSAPAAPSIFNAPKPSEPAPAQTSKSPFSLFGPGVTQNKPASPSPFSPLSEKTATPKKESPKETPVGTPAGEPPLPPDPTSRAVYGPGDTSASSNVSKDSADEAPLPPDFAAKPKPTPKEEAPLPPDFSAKPKASEIKKEAEEAPLPPEPATPASVAGPAEGAEESPIPDESDADEEEEAGSEREGDEEDEEDEEDEEEQRGEEEEEGEEEGDEEGEESDFADSGEDVTHDISQTDFQSPKASLESSFEEKSPAGGLFTRISRPDEQKPLSKGLFGEINKQPFFPPRSQAKIGSPRSPSPMRAGAHKGPSKLDSYKPSGPPKGPGDALASRKAALKESNQRRPNAAELAAREEQARLQAEAQRQEEEAQALSDDDEDERLRADLAQPLEPVPTLDPFLPHHDYSGETAKPGIPGQIERLYRDINSMVDTLGINARSLASFLLYQKEPQDDSNWIETLKGDNPAAVLDEKLPLSQIEELDNAVVMLAGSLQQQRVQGVEKKLDSCRELLGKDIVALRRQCASIRKTLDAHVDTAAILSAPLSAEQANLQQDLRTASTDLQARLADLEGGVSLLRAKIADAPRADGASPAKRPTVEAVTSTIATMMNMAESKSGDIDVLEVQLKKLGIDTTAASASRSREGSPFTTPRKGMRNFPTTPGSRGSLDGSFSAYHTPDSASRGVNFRSSINGSARVSRLRNVEGVDAGAGDLVGKQESERWKAKNTRRQHLVRNLKKAIGEKKEKVRGVEDM; encoded by the exons atgACGTTCAACCCTAGCGGAAACATCGAGCTGGGCTCGGAGCTGTCAGATGTCTTTACGGAT GATGTCGGTTTCAAAGGCGTCTCTGGTGATAGCAACGTTCAGCTCCTCCCAACTCCTTGGCCTTCCGATGCCCTTCCGGCCCCTTTCTGCTCGCTTTTAGCTATCGCATCCACGAAAGGCGTTGTAGTTGGTGCTGGCCCGGATTCGCTCGCCGTAGCTAGCTCCGAATCCGTGCGAAAGGCTATTTCCGCCCCGaccggagaagaaaagatcaAGACCAAACAGTTCCAACCGCAGTTCACGATCCCTTTGCCGGGGCGACCTACACATGTAGCCTTCGCATCAGGTGACAGTGCCCTGGTGTTGACGACGGAAAATGGAGCACAATTGTCAGTTTTCGAGACGTCGGGTTTATTGCAAGGGAATGCGCAACCGGCCTTGTCTGTCCCGACGAACGGCGCCACCTTCCGGGCCGTTGTGCCTAACCCCAGCCCGGCCGGTGACGCCCACTCGACGCTTGTTGCTCTCGTCACTGTGAATGGTGAGCTTCTTATGGCGGACCTGAAAGGGGGTAATCTTGTTGCGGGGCCTAATGGTCCGGTTCTGAAGAATGGGGTCAGTTCGGTTTGCTGGAGTAATAAGGGCAAGCAGCTGGTTGCCGGCCTTGCGGACGGGACTGGATATCAGATGGCCCCGGATGGTGCGCAGAAGGATGTTATCCCGCGTCCTCCTGACCTCGAAGGGGAATGCCACA TTTCTTCTATCGCATGGCTTGAAAACGACATCTTTTTAATGGTCTACACACCTAATGCAGCCGAAGATGATATGGGGCAGAACCCACCATCATCTTACTATATCATCACACGACGGAAGCAAGGTCCATTCTTGATTCAGAAAATGCCGGAGTTATGCGGACCCTTTGGTTTTAAGCGCACGCCGGCCTACCAGTTCATTGCACGCCTGAGAGATTACAAACCACACCTGAAAGATGTCCTTGTCATCTCTTCTACTGCGTCTACCGACGTGGGTCTTATTACCCGGGCTGACAAGGCGTTGTCGAACGATGAATCTGCCCAGGGTACCGTGAACCTTTTTACGACTACCGAAGTTAGCGATGATGTAAAGCGAGCATCCCTTCCGTTGAAAGATTCTGTTGAGGAAACCTCGGTGATCGGTTTGGGTATTGACCTCACCAGTACGGAGAAGGTCGTGTCGCCCATTCAAGGTGAAGACATTCTCGAGAGCTCTACACCTTTACCAAACATCCTACTCCTTAACAACGACGGTATTCTTTGTTCTTGGTGGTTCATCTACTCGGATGCCATCCGTCAGAACATTCCTTACCAAGGACTGGCTCCTGCCggctcacaacaacaagccGCACCACTGCAACCGCAACCACAAGCTCAGCCTCAACCTACAGCTCAGCCTGCATTTGGACAGTCAGGGTTCGGCAGCCCGTCTGCTCTAAGTGCCAACCCATTTGGAAAGCCCTCTGGGACGCCGGGTTTCGGTAGTCCCTCGCCTCTGGGCGGCGGTAGCCAAGGTTCTGCTTTTGGGAAGCCCTCATTCGGAACGCCGTCGGGTATTGGAGGAAATCCCTTTGGCCAGCCTAGCGCCATAGGACAAGGGACACCACAATTCGGAAAAACTGGACTCGGCTCGACGCCTACATTTGGCCAGCCGTCTGGATTCGGTCAGCCGTCGTCATTTGGCCAGCCATCGACTCCTGGCAAAAGTCTTGGTTCTCTTGGAATCACTGCTAGTTCTGGTGGAGGATTTGGCTCGTTTGCtaatgctggtgctggtggtgggttTGCTAGCTTTGCTGCCGCAAAGCCGGGAGAATCTCCTTTTGGCAAACCAGCGGCCGCATCGCCATTTGGCCAAACTGCGAGCCAATCTCCTTTTGCTAGCGCAGCGGGAGCATCTTCATTTGGCAAGCTGGCGACGGGTGAAAGTCCGTTCGCACAGCTTTCTGGTCCGTCTGCCTTTGGACAGCCGGATACAAAAACGGCTTTCCCCCCACCCAGCACGGACGCAGCGAAGGGCCCAATGGGCCTGGGCACAGGCGGCTTCCAACTTGGCTCTACATTCAAGGGCGACGGTACTGCCGTAAACGATGCTCCCAAGCCTGAGAAGCCTTCTGGCGGTGGAATGTTCAATTTAGGCACATCATTCGACGAGATGGTGTCAGCACCTGACAAGACTAGCCCTCCTGCCGAATCGATGGACGACAGGGATGATGTGCCGGCGGAACAACCAGAGCCTGCCAAGCCAGCTGCACTACAACCAGCGCCCTCCTTGTTCGGCCAGCCATCTGCACCAGCGGCACCATCCATTTTCAATGCCCCAAAGCCATCcgaaccagcaccagcacaaACCAGCAAGTCTCCATTCTCACTTTTCGGACCTGGTGTTACCCAAAACAAGCCTGCCAGCCCCAGCCCCTTTTCTCCCCTGTCCGAGAAGACAGCAACACCCAAGAAGGAATCGCCAAAGGAAACTCCAGTGGGCACACCAGCAGGAGAGCCACCATTACCTCCTGATCCTACAAGCAGAGCAGTCTATGGACCGGGGGATACGTCTGCTTCATCGAATGTGTCCAAGGATTCGGCGGACGAGGCACCTCTGCCGCCAGATTTTGCCGCGAAACCCAAGCCAACTCCTAAGGAAGAAGCTCCGCTGCCACCTGATTTCAGTGCCAAGCCCAAGGCATCAGAAATCAAGAaagaggcggaggaggcacCGTTGCCTCCTGAGCCAGCCACTCCTGCTTCTGTAGCAGGCCCTGCGGAGGGTGCAGAGGAAAGTCCTATTCCCGACGAGTCTGATGcagacgaggaagaggaagcggGGTctgaaagagaaggagacgaagaggacgaagaggatgaagaagatgaagaggaacagcgaggggaagaagaagaagaaggagaagaagaaggtgatgaggagggagaggaatcAGATTTCGCTGACAGTGGGGAAGACGTGACTCACGACATCAGCCAAACCGATTTCCAAAGCCCGAAGGCCTCGCTGGAAAGCTCCTTCGAAGAGAAGAGCCCCGCGGGTGGATTGTTTACCAGGATTTCGAGACCAGATGAGCAGAAGCCACTTTCTAAAGGCCTATTTGGAGAGATCAACAAACAACCCTTCTTCCCGCCCAGATCTCAAGCCAAGATTGGATCCCCACGGTCACCCAGCCCGATGCGCGCCGGCGCCCATAAAGGACCATCTAAACTTGATAGCTATAAGCCTTCTGGTCCTCCTAAGGGCCCTGGAGATGCTCTTGCTTCTCGGAAGGCAGCGCTTAAAGAGTCTAACCAACGAAGACCTAATGCTGCTGAGCTCGCTGCCCGAGAAGAGCAGGCCCGCTTGCAGGCCGAGGCGCAGCgccaggaagaagaagcgcaggCTCTCTctgatgacgatgaagatgaacgACTTCGTGCAGACCTTGCTCAGCCCTTGGagccagtgcctacccttGACCCCTTCTTGCCCCACCACGACTACTCCGGCGAGACGGCCAAGCCTGGTATTCCCGGACAGATTGAGAGACTGTACCGTGATATCAACTCCATGGTGGATACTTTAGGAATCAACGCTCGCTCGCTGGCTTCGTTCTTGTTGTATCAGAAGGAGCCGCAGGATGATTCGAACTGGATCGAGACGCTCAAGGGCGACAACCCCGCCGCTGTCCTGGATGAGAAGCTCCCTCTCTCTCAGATCGAGGAACTTGATAACGCGGTCGTAATGTTGGCCGGGTCCCTTCAACAGCAACGGGTGCAGGGTGTAGAGAAGAAACTGGACAGCTGCAGAGAACTCCTAGGAAAAGACATCGTGGCTTTGCGGAGACAGTGTGCAAGCATCCGAAAGACTCTCGATGCACACGTCGACACCGCAGCCATCCTCTCTGCACCTCTCTCCGCCGAACAAGCCAATCTCCAACAAGATCTACGAACAGCGTCCACCGACCTCCAGGCCAGGTTAGCCGACCTGGAAGGAGGAGTATCCCTCCTACGCGCTAAAATCGCCGACGCCCCTCGCGCTGACGGCGCCTCCCCCGCGAAACGCCCAACTGTTGAGGCCGTCACCTCCACCATCGCCACGATGATGAACATGGCCGAGAGCAAGAGCGGTGATATCGACGTCCTCGAAGTTCAGctcaagaaactgggaatcGACACTACTGCAGCTTCCGCCAGCCGCAGCCGCGAGGGATCACCATTCACGACACCCAGGAAGGGCATGCGGAATTTCCCCACTACACCGGGTTCTCGGGGATCTCTGGACGGAAGTTTCAGCGCTTATCATACGCCTGACTCTGCGTCGCGGGGCGTTAACTTCCGCTCCAGCATCAACGGATCTGCACGAGTCAGCAGGCTTCGTAATGTTGAGGGTGTTGACGCAGGTGCTGGGGATCTGGTTGGTAAGCAAGAGAGTGAGCGGTGGAAAGCCAAGAATACTCGCAGACAACATCTCGTGAGGAATTTGAAGAAGGCCATtggcgagaagaaggagaaagtgAGAGGCGTGGAGGACATGTAG
- a CDS encoding thiamine-binding protein (COG:S;~EggNog:ENOG410PQQV;~InterPro:IPR002767,IPR029756;~PFAM:PF01910): MAFTNPALATPANCIADFSLIPIGAQNVSFAQQIADIQRLMQQSGLKYQMHATGTTIEGPWDQVSQIIGFAHTLIHQQGIVRIQTDIRITTRTDKVQPMESNYASVERALSTTAAAAT; the protein is encoded by the exons ACCCCAGCGAACTGTATTGCCGACTTTTCTTTAATTCCA ATCGGCGCCCAGAATGTCTCCTTTGCGCAGCAGATAGCCGATATCCAGCGCCTGATGCAGCAATCTGGTCTTAAGTACCAGATGCATGCAACGGGGACGACAATTG AAGGACCATGGGACCAAGTCTCGCAGATTATCGGCTTCGCGCATACcctcatccatcaacaaGGTATAGTTCGCATTCAGACTGATATACGGATTACGACGAG AACGGACAAGGTCCAGCCAATGGAGAGTAACTATGCTTCAGTGGAAAGGGCTTTGTCGACAACGGCGGCCGCAGCTACATAG
- a CDS encoding class I SAM-dependent methyltransferase (COG:S;~EggNog:ENOG410PMVN;~InterPro:IPR029063;~PFAM:PF13649,PF13489,PF08242,PF08241,PF13847) — protein MDDGTIDTMRVVRSLDEIEELIADGKLIINHIAYLYPNDEQELDRLDMQHHMFKLINEGRLFFAPVENPQRILDIGTGSGIWPMEMAPIFPQAEIIGTDLSPVQPTEVPENVHFLVDDATEDDWLWENDHFDFIHISHLTGSLPSYKALLRKAMRYLKPGGYIECHELDPKPRCDDGTMPPENPDGFCDYALHDWFDLSVRSGQVSDPPRQFRVAPRMAQWMNDLGFVDVQSRKSKLPTNPWPSDPHLSNIGSWSETNWLEALSGWSYKPLMVLGWSKPEIEVFLVDVRKSIQNRDIHSYTEFHVVTGRKPLPGEQGQRS, from the exons ATGGACGACGGTACCATAGATACCATGAGGGTGGTACGTTCTCTTGACGAGATTGAAGAACTAATAGCAGATGGCAAACTAATCATCAACCACATAGCCTACCTCTATCCCAATGATGAGCAGGAACTCGATCGTCTAGACATGCAGCACCATATGTTCAAGCTCATCAACGAGGGTCGCTTGTTCTTCGCCCCCGTGGAGAACCCCCAACGGATTCTCGACATTGGTACGGGCTCTGGCATCTGGCCGATGGAAATGG CACCCATCTTCCCACAAGCCGAAATCATAGGCACAGACCTCTCACCCGTGCAGCCGACAGAAGTACCCGAAAACGTCCATTTCCTCGTCGACGATGCCACCGAAGACGACTGGTTATGGGAAAATGACCATTTCGACTTCATCCACATTTCCCACCTGACGGGGTCTCTGCCTTCGTACAAAGCCCTGCTCCGCAAGGCCATGCGTTACCTCAAACCCGGCGGCTACATCGAATGCCACGAGCTCGACCCCAAGCCTCGCTGCGACGATGGCACAATGCCGCCAGAGAACCCAGACGGCTTCTGCGATTATGCTCTGCACGACTGGTTCGATCTCAGTGTGCGATCGGGCCAAGTGTCAGACCCGCCCAGGCAGTTTCGGGTTGCTCCCCGTATGGCCCAGTGGATGAATGATTTGGGATTTGTTGATGTACAGAGTCGCAAGTCCAAGCTGCCCACGAATCCATGGCCGTCGGATCCGCATCTGAGCAATATCGGCTCGTGGAGCGAGACCAACTGGCTCGAGGCGTTGTCGGGTTGGTCGTACAAGCCTCTGATGGTCCTGGGCTGGTCGAAGCCCGAGATCGAAGTCTTCCTCGTCGATGTGCGGAAGAGTATTCAGAACCGGGACATCCATAGCTACACAGAGTTCCATGTGGTGACCGGGAGAAAGCCACTTCCCGGGGAGCAGGGGCAAAGGTCTTGA
- a CDS encoding uncharacterized protein (COG:S;~EggNog:ENOG410PQWF), translating into MSFGRHAYRHASYSVTAPFITDHVWISDDFLATTFRRFANGGSAGRKQQRRYESRAPGPLEARRRLAKRRNTALASIAGSGPLGDISCLFGRNGREHMKWTYTRGRNGEEAQARVEQGQGMQPSASLGDGFPFYEKNTGPSGRGGWPVEVGINDSAAREKYLEEYLESNWSTTAIKGVLNELDINLQREPAYSRKIFSYLLAKSVHTRAVDQSLFRFLDDLTLNIRGAGNYTAVVEHLARHEIRLNQRSGCLSAIARALELGIIPPDEVRAIVKSIPKIRGAKLDPKYMIEWYRQMWDAIGRCDVFTHGDLDAETVDAWLEILEQRHSAAGMDLALEIILATHGSDSSCSWVPKFIMGWLDLQIKTGSEADGTFVAELLNHFNPDVASEYMIRVTESLTSSEKDHHRMLLLERWQDCLLELQDVRSFICSPVWLDLNPQNAATPNNNVPEISTDHQIILRLWVLRTLSEHFGPPWKRSKHVDAPITQLFDQYEYITKQARDGDFLSKLMKDIHDLDIPFSGLMMLAVDMKVRKNMTKATRKALQRLERSRVSFADLFTDLHTYNSSKSLFFSSFEQTVCQVDVSSLAFTNHVVHLAKTGDSKSVWTLIRLLRAHTPLKVSLAKSWPVSDSPEQPNIIPNTTSKPQPNLPNPHDALEMIHILAIVLSCSRNLTPRRSFHLIHWLYNFLMTHNAPVKPSLVRAMYHAGIIRYQREGLRVASTRYLYIWELVKKFEDAEVAKELMEGPRYGVSRIGVEEDE; encoded by the exons ATGTCCTTCGGTAGGCATGCCTATAGGCATGCCTCTTACTCCGTGACAGCACCGTTCATCACCGACCACGTCTGGATCAGCGACGACTTCCTCGCGACGACATTCCGACGGTTCGCGAATGGTGGTAGCGCTGGGCGAAAGCAGCAGCGGCGGTATGAGAGCCGGGCCCCGGGTCCGTTGGAGGCGAGGAGGCGGttggcgaagaggaggaataCGGCCTTGGCGAGTATTGCGGGGTCTGGGCCGTTGGGGGATATTTCGTGTTTGTTTGGGAGGAATGGGAGGGAGCATATGAAGTGGACGTATACGAGGGGGAGGAACGGGGAGGAGGCTCAGGCGCGGGTGGAGCAGGGTCAAG GCATGCAGCCTTCGGCTTCCCTGGGTGATGGTTTTCCGTTCTATGAGAAGAATACTGGTCCGAGTGGAAGGGGCGGCTGGCCGGTTGAAGTTGGGATAAACGATAGTGCTGCTCGTGAGAAATATCTGGAAGAATACCTGGAGAGCAATTGGTCGACGACGGCCATCAAGGGGGTCCTCAATGAGTTGGATATCAATTTGCAGCGTGAGCCGGCTTACAGTCGCAAGATATTCAGCTATCTGCTCGCCAAATCGGTCCATACAAGAGCAGTTGACCAATCGTTGTTTCGTTTCCTGGACGATTTAACGTTGAATATCAGAGGTGCCGGCAACTACACGGCTGTCGTAGAGCATCTTGCCCGTCATGAGATTCGGTTAAACCAAAGAAGTGGTTGTCTCAGTGCGATTGCTCGTGCGCTGGAACTTGGAATAATTCCGCCTGATGAGGTTCGCGCCATTGTTAAGTCTATTCCGAAGATTCGCGGGGCCAAGCTGGATCCGAAGTACATGATTGAATGGTACCGGCAAATGTGGGATGCAATTGGTCGCTGCGACGTATTTACGCATGGCGATTTGGATGCGGAGACTGTGGATGCATGGCTGGAGATACTGGAGCAGCGGCACTCAGCTGCAGGCATGGATTTGGCTTTGGAAATTATCCTGGCAACTCACGGATCGGATTCTAGTTGCTCGTGGGTACCGAAGTTCATCATGGGATGGTTGGATCTGCAAATAAAGACGGGTTCTGAAGCCGATGGAACTTTTGTCGCAGAGCTCTTGAACCATTTTAACCCAGATGTCGCGTCGGAGTATATGATCCGTGTAACTGAAAGCCTGACTTCTTCAGAGAAAGATCACCATAGGATGTTGCTGCTGGAGAGGTGGCAAGACTGTTTGCTCGAGCTTCAAGATGTCAGATCTTTTATTTGTTCACCAGTCTGGTTGGACTTAAATCCGCAGAATGCTGCAACACCCAACAACAACGTGCCAGAAATTTCAACAGACCATCAGATTATTCTCCGCCTCTGGGTTCTACGGACTTTGAGCGAACACTTCGGACCGCCTTGGAAACGTTCGAAACACGTTGATGCACCTATAACCCAACTCTTCGACCAGTACGAATATATAACCAAACAAGCAAGGGACGGAGACTTCCTAAGCAAACTTATGAAAGACATCCACGACTTGGACATCCCCTTCAGCGGCCTAATGATGCTAGCCGTCGACATGAAGGTCCGAAAGAACATGACCAAAGCAACCCGCAAAGCCCTACAACGACTAGAACGCTCGCGTGTCTCGTTTGCAGATCTCTTCACAGACCTGCACACATACAATTCCAGCAAATCGCTGTTTTTCAGCTCTTTCGAACAAACGGTATGCCAGGTCGATGTCTCCAGCTTAGCATTTACCAACCACGTCGTGCATCTCGCCAAAACCGGAGACTCGAAAAGCGTCTGGACACTCATCCGTCTCCTTCGCGCTCATACACCACTTAAAGTCTCCCTCGCCAAGTCCTGGCCCGTCTCTGATTCTCCTGAACAACCCAACATCATCCCCAATACAACATCAAAACCCCAGCCCAACCTCCCAAACCCCCACGATGCCCTCGAAATGATCCACATCCTCGCCATTGTCCTCTCCTGCTCCAGAAACCTCACCCCGCGCCGCTCTTTTCATCTCATCCACTGGCTCTACAATTTCCTAATGACGCATAATGCGCCCGTGAAGCCTTCGCTTGTGCGTGCTATGTATCATGCGGGGATTATCAGATACCAGAGGGAAGGGTTGAGGGTAGCGTCCACGAGGTATTTGTATATTTGGGAGTTGGTGAAGAAGTTTGAGGATGCGGAGGTCGCGAAGGAGTTGATGGAGGGGCCGAGATACGGAGTTTCGAGGATAGGtgttgaggaggatgagtAG